The DNA sequence GAGAACTTGATCTGCCTGTGGTAAGTATAAAAACATACCATTTGAAACAAGATATTCTTACTTATGAATCAACCGTTTTGCTTCCACCTAATCCTTAGTTTTAGACAATGAATTGCATATTGCTATGTTGTTACTGCTCTGATTAACGATGGAGTCTTTTTGGTGCATCTTGGTAATTATTAGTTTGCTTTCCTATTATAGGAGATGGCATTTAGCAGGAAAAGAAGCTTTGGAAATAAGCTTAAGAAAAAAGGTAAAAATTCAGATCTTCAACTGTCCAAAACTCAGGATTACAAAGTTGAGATAGAAATCAAGCGTACATGCTGATTTCTATCTCAGTTTGATCAAATCGTGCTCTTGCTGGTGCAAATTGTTACAACCATGATCAGGCTCTTGGAAGAATATGCTAACTTGAAAGGGCTTCAAGATGGACATTCCAGACAAGAAGCGGAAATGTTTGCAATACTTAGCCATAAACACAGAAATGATCCTCTCAAAATCAAGGAAATCATTACCATGGTTGCCAACAGTCTAACAAGTTTCCTGAATTTAGAGATTTGAGTTCAAGTTTCCTTTGAAGAAGGATGGAACAACAACTGCTTCAATCTTAATTCTCTTCTTTTAAGTAATCACAGTTGACTTGTTTTAATGCATACACCAAACTGCTATTGGAACAAATATAGGAATTGAACACTGTTGTATGCTCTTCTTTCATTTCCGGTTTCTATTGGTCAATGTAGCATGTGACGGGGTTTATTCCCAAGTTATGAGTTCTTGAAGTTTGTATTTCATATGATCACCGTTTGTGATAGAAGCTCATCAAACTTTTGATAAAAATCAAACATGGTTATAGTAAGATAGTCCTTCATAATGTTAAACATACTTCTGGCTATCATTGTATGACATTCTTTATGCTGCCATTTTTGAAACTCAGATCAGAGAAAGAGATGAATCGTTGAAAGGATATGATAGGAAATTTAAGATCGAAAGTGAAAAATGGTTTAAACATGTAATGTGTGTACGTATATTTGAGAGACCACTGATTTAGCCAATCTCAAGTTCGTGCTTCTTGAAATTTTGTTATAAAACGCAGTGAAAGTAAAAGGTGGGAGGTGAAATAGATAAAAG is a window from the Malus domestica chromosome 16, GDT2T_hap1 genome containing:
- the LOC103435712 gene encoding DEAD-box ATP-dependent RNA helicase 22-like isoform X2 codes for the protein MGYVGSFRVGRTARAGQYGLVTSMYTESNRDLVAAVRRAGELDLPVEMAFSRKRSFGNKLKKKGKNSDLQLSKTQDYKVEIEIKRTC